One genomic region from Ochotona princeps isolate mOchPri1 chromosome 5, mOchPri1.hap1, whole genome shotgun sequence encodes:
- the DNAJB2 gene encoding dnaJ homolog subfamily B member 2 isoform X1 encodes MASYYEILDVPRSATADDIKKAYRRKALQWHPDKNPDNKEFAEKKFKEVAEAYEVLSDKHKREIYDRYGREGLAGAGTGPSRAEAGSAGGGGPGFTFTFRSPEEVFREFFGSGDPFAELFDDLGPFAELQNRSSRPSGPFFTFSSSFPGHSDFSSSSFSFSPGAGAFRSVSTSTTFVQGRRITTRRIMENGQERVEVEEDGQLKSVTINGVPDDLALGLELSRREQQPSVTSRAGDLHVRQAPASRPSDSDLSEDDEDLQLAMAYSLSEMEAAGKKPAACPGRGTRPRCVLSWMSGILSRSTAPAGQRPPPCAGRGHSIPLPHPC; translated from the exons ATGGCATCCTACTACGAGATTCTAGACGTGCCGCGGAGTGCGACAGCTGACGACATCAAGAAGGC CTATCGGCGGAAGGCCCTGCAGTGGCACCCAGACAAAAACCCAGATAATAAAGAGTTTGCCGAGAAGAAGTTCAAGGAGGTGGCCGAAGCTTATGAAGTGCTGTCTGACA AGCATAAAAGGGAAATCTACGACCGCTATGGCCGGGAAGGGCTGGCTGGGGCAG GAACTGGCCCCTCCCGGGCAGAAGCTGgtagtgctggtggtggtggacCTGGCTTCACCTTCACCTTCCGCAGCCCCGAGGAGGTCTTCCGGGAGTTCTTCGGGAGCGGGGACCCTTTTGCTGAGCTCTTTG ATGACCTGGGTCCCTTTGCTGAGCTTCAGAACCGGAGTTCCCGACCCTCAGGCCCCTTCTTtaccttctcctcctctttccctggGCACTCAG ACTTCTCCTCCTCGTCCTTCTCCTTCAGTCCTGGGGCTGGTGCCTTCCGCTCTGTGTCCACATCCACGACCTTTGTGCAAGGACGCCGCATTACCACCCGCAG AATCATGGAGAACGGGCAGGAGCGGGTAGAAGTGGAGGAGGACGGACAGCTGAAGTCGGTCACAATCAATG GTGTCCCTGATGACCTGGCCCTgggtctggagctgagccggcgCGAGCAGCAGCCTTCCGTCACCTCCAGGGCCGGGGACCTGCACGTGCGGCAGGCCCCTGCTTCCCGGCCCTCCGATAGTGACCTCTCTGAGGACGATGAGGACCTGCAGCTTGCCatggcctatagcctgtctgagATGGAGGCAGCTGGGAAGAAGCCGGCAG CCTGCCCTGGCCGTGGGACCAGGCCGAG ATGTGTTCTGAGCTGGATGTCCGGGATCCTGAGCCgcagcacagctccagcaggACAGCGCCCTCCCCCATGTGCTGGGAGGGGACACTCCATTCCTCTCCCTCACCCATGCTGA
- the DNAJB2 gene encoding dnaJ homolog subfamily B member 2 isoform X3 — protein MASYYEILDVPRSATADDIKKAYRRKALQWHPDKNPDNKEFAEKKFKEVAEAYEVLSDKHKREIYDRYGREGLAGAGTGPSRAEAGSAGGGGPGFTFTFRSPEEVFREFFGSGDPFAELFDDLGPFAELQNRSSRPSGPFFTFSSSFPGHSDFSSSSFSFSPGAGAFRSVSTSTTFVQGRRITTRRIMENGQERVEVEEDGQLKSVTINGVPDDLALGLELSRREQQPSVTSRAGDLHVRQAPASRPSDSDLSEDDEDLQLAMAYSLSEMEAAGKKPADVF, from the exons ATGGCATCCTACTACGAGATTCTAGACGTGCCGCGGAGTGCGACAGCTGACGACATCAAGAAGGC CTATCGGCGGAAGGCCCTGCAGTGGCACCCAGACAAAAACCCAGATAATAAAGAGTTTGCCGAGAAGAAGTTCAAGGAGGTGGCCGAAGCTTATGAAGTGCTGTCTGACA AGCATAAAAGGGAAATCTACGACCGCTATGGCCGGGAAGGGCTGGCTGGGGCAG GAACTGGCCCCTCCCGGGCAGAAGCTGgtagtgctggtggtggtggacCTGGCTTCACCTTCACCTTCCGCAGCCCCGAGGAGGTCTTCCGGGAGTTCTTCGGGAGCGGGGACCCTTTTGCTGAGCTCTTTG ATGACCTGGGTCCCTTTGCTGAGCTTCAGAACCGGAGTTCCCGACCCTCAGGCCCCTTCTTtaccttctcctcctctttccctggGCACTCAG ACTTCTCCTCCTCGTCCTTCTCCTTCAGTCCTGGGGCTGGTGCCTTCCGCTCTGTGTCCACATCCACGACCTTTGTGCAAGGACGCCGCATTACCACCCGCAG AATCATGGAGAACGGGCAGGAGCGGGTAGAAGTGGAGGAGGACGGACAGCTGAAGTCGGTCACAATCAATG GTGTCCCTGATGACCTGGCCCTgggtctggagctgagccggcgCGAGCAGCAGCCTTCCGTCACCTCCAGGGCCGGGGACCTGCACGTGCGGCAGGCCCCTGCTTCCCGGCCCTCCGATAGTGACCTCTCTGAGGACGATGAGGACCTGCAGCTTGCCatggcctatagcctgtctgagATGGAGGCAGCTGGGAAGAAGCCGGCAG ATGTGTTCTGA
- the PTPRN gene encoding receptor-type tyrosine-protein phosphatase-like N: protein MRRLRRPGSPGGSGGLRLLLCLLLLSTRPGGCRAISAHGCLFDRRLCSHLEVCIQDGLFGQCQVGVGQARPLLQVTSPVLQRLQGVLRQLMSQGLSWHDDLTQYVISQEMERIPRLRPPEPFPRDRSGVPRRPAPAGEQLSQDIPTGSIPATQLRLPRPSVGGGGAAGGSSLTPLQAELLPPLLEHLLLPPQPPHPALSYEPALLQPYLFHQFGSRDGSRSSEISPGMGSEGPPPKAEAPALFSRTTSKGMFGAHSGHSFGDLPGPPPAQLFQDAGLLYLAQEMPVPSRARAPRLPEQGDSSRAQDSSEGYEEKELGGHGEKPPSLAVQPDGPLLRLAAVLAGYGVELRQLTSEQLSTLLTLLQLLPKGTGKNLGEAVNLGADVKKATEEQVQGREVAEPPAPTPSLPGHPTVSPTSSKVQQVVSPGSSEPPKSSSPPAIPLLLEKKSPLGQSQAPVAEQPSAQPAAEEYGYIVTDRKPLSLAAGVKLLEILAEHVHLSSASFINISVVGPALTFRIRHNEQNLSLADVTQQAGLVKSELEAQTGLQILQTGVGQREEAAAALPRAAHSASPMRSVLLTLVALAGVAGLLVALAVALCVRQHARQRDKERLAALGPEGAHGDTTFEYQDLCRQHMATKSLFNRAEGPPEPSRVSSVSSQFSDAAQASPSSHSSTPSWCEEPAQANMDISTGHMILAYMEDHLRNRDRLAKEWQALCAYQAEPNVCATAQGEGNAKKNRHPDFLPYDHARIKLKVESSPSRSDYINASPIIEHDPRMPAYIATQGPLSHTIADFWQMVWESGCTVIVMLTPLVEDGIKQCDRYWPDEGSSLYHVYEVNLVSEHIWCEDFLVRSFYLKNVQTQETRTLTQFHFLSWPAEGTPASTRPLLDFRRKVNKCYRGRSCPIIVHCSDGAGRTGTYILIDMVLNRMAKGVKEIDIAATLEHVRDQRPGLVRSKDQFEFALTAVAEEVNAILKALPQ, encoded by the exons ATGCGTCGCCTGCGGCGGCCCGGGAGTCCTGGCGGCTCTGGGGGTCTCCGGCtgctcctctgcctcctgctgctgagcACTCGCCCGGGGGGCTGCAGAGCCATTAGTGCCCACG GTTGTCTGTTTGACCGCAGACTCTGTTCCCACCTGGAAGTCTGTATTCAGG ATGGCTTGTTTGGACAATGCCAGGTGGGAGTGGGGCAGGCCCGGCCCCTTTTGCAAGTTACTTCCCCAGTGCTCCAACGTTTGCAAGGTGTACTCCGACAACTCATGTCCCAAG GACTGTCCTGGCACGATGACCTCACCCAGTATGTGATCTCCCAGGAGATGGAACGCATCCCCCGGCTTCGCCCCCCAGAGCCCTTTCCAAGGGACAG ATCTGGTGTACCCAGGCGACCTGCTCCAGCTGGGGAACAGCTCTCACAGGACATCCCGACTGGTTCCATCCCTGCTACCCAGCTCCGGCTTCCTCGACCTTCAGTGGGAGGGGGTGGAGCTGCGGGGGGCTCCTCCCTGACTCCTCTGCAGGCTGAGCTGCTGCCACCGCTCTTGGAGCATCTGCTACTGCCCCCGCAGCCTCCCCACCCTGCTCTGAGCTATGAGCCTGCCCTGCTGCAGCCCTACCTGTTCCACCAG TTCGGCTCTCGCGATGGCTCACGGAGCTCCGAGATCTCCCCAGGCATGGGCAGTGAGGGCCCCCCACCCAAGGCTGAAGCCCCCGCCCTCTTCAGCAGAACCACCTCCAAGGGCATGTTTGGGGCCCACTCTGGCCACTCCTTTGGGGACCTTCCTGGACCACCGCCTGCCCAGCTTTTCCAGGATGCAGGGCTGCTCTACCTGGCCCAGGAAATGCCAGTGCCCAGCAGGGCCAGAGCGCCACGGTTGCCAGAGCAAGGGGACAGCAGCCGGGCACAGGACTCCTCAGAGGGCTATGAAGAGAAGGAACTAGGGGGTCATGGGGAGAAGCCTCCTTCCCTGGCAGTGCAGCCAG ATGGGCCGCTGCTGAGACTGGCCGCTGTGCTGGCAGGCTATGGGGTGGAGCTGCGTCAGCTGACCTCCGAGCAGCTCTCCACTCTCCTGACCCTCTTGCAACTGCTGCCCAAGGGCACAGGAAAGAATCTCG GAGAGGCAGTCAACCTCGGAGCTGATGTCAAGAAG GCCACAGAGGAGCAGGTTCAGGGCAGAGAGGTGGCTGAGCCTCCAGCCCCCACACCTTCCCTGCCCGGACACCCCACTGTCAGCCCCACCTCCAGCAAAGTCCAGCAGGTGGTGAGCCCTGGATCCTCTGAGCCCCCCAAGTCCTCCAGCCCCCCTGCTATACCTCTCCTGCTGGAGAAGAAAAGTCCCCTGGGCCAGAGCCAAGCCCCCGTGGCGGAACAGCCCTCCGCACAGCCAGCAGCAGAAGAGTATGGCTACATTGTAACTGACCGAAA gcccctgagCTTGGCTGCAGGAGTGAAGTTGCTGGAGATCCTAGCTGAGCACGTGCACCTGTCCTCCGCCAGCTTCATCAACATCAG TGTTGTGGGACCAGCCCTCACCTTTCGGATCCGGCACAATGAGCAGAACCTGTCCCTCGCAGATGTGACTCAGCAAGCCG GACTGGTGAAGTCTGAACTGGAAGCACAGACGGGGCTGCAGATCCTGCAAACAGGAGTGGGGCAG agggaggaggcagcgGCAGCCCTTCCTCGAGCAGCCCACAGCGCCTCTCCCATGCGCTCCGTGCTCCTTACTCTGGTGGCCCTGGCCGGGGTGGCCGGGCTGCTGGTGGCTCTGGCGGTGGCTCTGTGCGTGCGGCAGCATGCGCGGCAGCGGGACAAGGAGCGCCTGGCAGCCCTGGGGCCCGAGGGGGCCCACGGTGACACTACCTTTGAGTACCAG GACCTGTGTCGCCAGCACATGGCCACAAAGTCCCTCTTCAATCGGGCCGAGGGTCCCCCAGAGCCCTCCCGGGTGAGCAGCGTATCCTCTCAGTTCAGCGATGCggcccaggccagccccagctcccacagcAGCACACCGTCCTGGTGCGAGGAGCCTGCCCAGGCTAACATGGACATCTCTACAGGCCACATGATCCTG GCCTACATGGAGGACCACCTGCGGAACCGGGACCGCCTGGCCAAGGAGTGGCAGGCACTGTGTGCCTACCAGGCAGAGCCGAATGTCTGCGCCACTGCCCAGGGGGAGGGCAACGCCAAGAAGAACCGTCATCCCGACTTCTTGCCCT ATGACCACGCCCGTATCAAGCTGAAGGTGGAAAGCAGCCCTTCACGCAGCGACTACATCAATGCCAGCCCCATA ATCGAACACGACCCTCGGATGCCAGCCTACATAGCCACCCAGGGACCACTGTCCCATACCATCGCTGACTTCTGGCAG ATGGTTTGGGAGAGCGGCTGCACCGTCATCGTTATGCTGACCCCATTGGTGGAGGATGGCATCAAGCAGTGTGACCGTTACTGGCCAGATGAGGGCTCCTCCCTTTACCATGTGTATGAG GTGAACCTGGTGTCGGAGCACATCTGGTGCGAGGACTTCCTGGTGCGGAGCTTCTACCTGAAGAACGTGCAGACCCAGGAGACGCGCACGCTCACGCAGTTCCACTTCCTCAGCTGGCCGGCAGAGGGCACCCCGGCCTCCACGCGGCCGCTGCTGGACTTTCGCAG GAAAGTGAACAAGTGCTACCGCGGCCGCTCCTGCCCCATCATCGTGCACTGCAG CGATGGTGCAGGGAGGACTGGCACCTACATCCTCATTGATATGGTCCTGAACCGCATGGCCAAGG GAGTGAAGGAGATTGACATTGCCGCTACCCTGGAGCACGTCCGGGACCAGAGACCTGGCCTTGTCCGCTCCAAG GACCAGTTTGAATTTGCCCTGACTGCAGTGGCGGAGGAGGTCAACGCCATCCTCAAGGCCCTGCCCCAGTGa
- the DNAJB2 gene encoding dnaJ homolog subfamily B member 2 isoform X2 has translation MASYYEILDVPRSATADDIKKAYRRKALQWHPDKNPDNKEFAEKKFKEVAEAYEVLSDRTGPSRAEAGSAGGGGPGFTFTFRSPEEVFREFFGSGDPFAELFDDLGPFAELQNRSSRPSGPFFTFSSSFPGHSDFSSSSFSFSPGAGAFRSVSTSTTFVQGRRITTRRIMENGQERVEVEEDGQLKSVTINGVPDDLALGLELSRREQQPSVTSRAGDLHVRQAPASRPSDSDLSEDDEDLQLAMAYSLSEMEAAGKKPAACPGRGTRPRCVLSWMSGILSRSTAPAGQRPPPCAGRGHSIPLPHPC, from the exons ATGGCATCCTACTACGAGATTCTAGACGTGCCGCGGAGTGCGACAGCTGACGACATCAAGAAGGC CTATCGGCGGAAGGCCCTGCAGTGGCACCCAGACAAAAACCCAGATAATAAAGAGTTTGCCGAGAAGAAGTTCAAGGAGGTGGCCGAAGCTTATGAAGTGCTGTCTGACA GAACTGGCCCCTCCCGGGCAGAAGCTGgtagtgctggtggtggtggacCTGGCTTCACCTTCACCTTCCGCAGCCCCGAGGAGGTCTTCCGGGAGTTCTTCGGGAGCGGGGACCCTTTTGCTGAGCTCTTTG ATGACCTGGGTCCCTTTGCTGAGCTTCAGAACCGGAGTTCCCGACCCTCAGGCCCCTTCTTtaccttctcctcctctttccctggGCACTCAG ACTTCTCCTCCTCGTCCTTCTCCTTCAGTCCTGGGGCTGGTGCCTTCCGCTCTGTGTCCACATCCACGACCTTTGTGCAAGGACGCCGCATTACCACCCGCAG AATCATGGAGAACGGGCAGGAGCGGGTAGAAGTGGAGGAGGACGGACAGCTGAAGTCGGTCACAATCAATG GTGTCCCTGATGACCTGGCCCTgggtctggagctgagccggcgCGAGCAGCAGCCTTCCGTCACCTCCAGGGCCGGGGACCTGCACGTGCGGCAGGCCCCTGCTTCCCGGCCCTCCGATAGTGACCTCTCTGAGGACGATGAGGACCTGCAGCTTGCCatggcctatagcctgtctgagATGGAGGCAGCTGGGAAGAAGCCGGCAG CCTGCCCTGGCCGTGGGACCAGGCCGAG ATGTGTTCTGAGCTGGATGTCCGGGATCCTGAGCCgcagcacagctccagcaggACAGCGCCCTCCCCCATGTGCTGGGAGGGGACACTCCATTCCTCTCCCTCACCCATGCTGA